Proteins encoded by one window of Ramlibacter tataouinensis:
- a CDS encoding M48 family metalloprotease, with protein sequence MAPMSLRPRTPVRHRLAAAALAAVVACFPAAHAQLPTLGDGSEMSSAAERRLGEKIARELYRDPDYIDDPVLVDYVQDIWQRLLDAARARGELSAELDERFAWQVLLGKDRSVNAFALPGGWLGLHLGLVSVTASRDELASVLAHELSHVTQRHISRLVSQEKRQAPWVIGAMILGALAAKKSPDAANAMISGSQAMAVQNQLNFSRDMEREADRIGYGILVQGGFDPQGFVGMFDKLQQAGRLNDSGAFPYLRTHPMTTERSADMQARLQLLPREQAQGPAGASLLHALMAARARALSAVGVDALRALAAEPTGLPADAPRARRAASLYAASLAASRLRDTGAAVLQAQRLSTAVAGDAEAARQARLLAAEVALAGGRIESAAALLDGAARARPEVLLWAQARQAAGHPAEVAQRLQGWVAQQPRDAAAWQLLSTAYGAQGQSLRAIRAAAEAQVAQLDYGAALDRLKAAQDLARRGGAAGDHIEASIIDTRTREVESLFREQSLER encoded by the coding sequence ATGGCGCCAATGAGCCTTCGGCCCCGCACCCCCGTCCGCCACCGCCTCGCTGCGGCGGCGCTCGCCGCCGTGGTGGCCTGCTTTCCGGCCGCGCACGCCCAGCTGCCCACGCTCGGCGACGGCAGCGAGATGAGCAGCGCCGCCGAGCGCCGGCTGGGCGAGAAGATCGCGCGCGAGCTCTATCGCGACCCCGACTACATCGACGACCCGGTGCTGGTCGACTACGTGCAGGACATCTGGCAGCGGCTGCTGGATGCGGCGCGCGCGCGCGGCGAGCTGTCGGCCGAACTGGACGAGCGCTTTGCCTGGCAGGTGCTGCTGGGCAAGGACCGCAGCGTCAATGCGTTCGCGCTGCCGGGCGGCTGGCTCGGGCTGCACCTGGGGCTGGTGAGCGTCACTGCCAGCCGCGACGAGCTGGCCTCGGTGCTGGCGCACGAGCTGAGCCACGTCACCCAGCGCCACATCTCGCGCCTGGTCAGCCAGGAAAAGCGCCAGGCGCCGTGGGTGATCGGCGCGATGATCCTGGGCGCGCTGGCCGCCAAGAAGAGCCCCGACGCCGCCAACGCCATGATTTCCGGCAGCCAGGCGATGGCGGTGCAGAACCAGCTGAATTTCTCGCGCGACATGGAGCGCGAGGCCGATCGCATCGGCTACGGCATCCTGGTGCAGGGCGGCTTCGACCCGCAGGGCTTCGTTGGCATGTTCGACAAGCTGCAGCAGGCCGGCCGCCTGAACGACTCCGGCGCCTTTCCCTACTTGCGCACCCACCCGATGACGACCGAGCGCAGCGCCGACATGCAGGCGCGCCTGCAACTGCTGCCGCGCGAGCAGGCCCAGGGGCCGGCCGGCGCCTCGCTGCTGCACGCCCTGATGGCCGCGCGCGCCCGCGCGCTGTCGGCGGTCGGGGTCGATGCGCTTCGCGCGCTGGCGGCCGAGCCCACGGGCCTGCCGGCCGACGCGCCGCGGGCGCGGCGCGCGGCTTCGCTTTATGCCGCCAGCCTGGCCGCCTCGCGCCTGCGCGACACCGGGGCGGCGGTGCTGCAGGCGCAACGGCTGTCGACGGCGGTGGCCGGCGACGCCGAGGCCGCGCGACAGGCGCGCCTGCTGGCCGCGGAGGTCGCACTGGCCGGTGGCCGCATCGAGAGCGCCGCGGCCTTGCTCGATGGCGCCGCCCGCGCACGGCCGGAGGTGCTGTTGTGGGCGCAGGCCCGGCAGGCTGCCGGTCATCCGGCCGAGGTGGCGCAGCGGCTGCAGGGCTGGGTGGCGCAGCAGCCGCGCGACGCCGCGGCCTGGCAGTTGCTGTCGACGGCCTACGGCGCGCAGGGCCAGTCGCTGCGGGCGATCCGGGCGGCCGCGGAGGCGCAAGTGGCGCAGCTCGACTACGGCGCGGCGCTCGACCGGCTCAAGGCCGCGCAGGACCTGGCGCGGCGCGGCGGCGCGGCGGGCGACCACATCGAGGCGTCGATCATCGACACCCGCACCCGCGAGGTGGAATCACTGTTTCGGGAACAGTCGCTCGAGCGCTGA
- a CDS encoding phage holin family protein, which translates to MKLIAKWLLSATALLFVAYVYPGVEVRDFTAALIAAFVIGLLNLVVRPILVVLTLPVTLVTLGLFLFVINALMFWAAGSVLDGFRVPGFVAALVGSLIYSALGVVIDSALERLFPKQ; encoded by the coding sequence CTGAAGCTGATCGCCAAGTGGCTGCTCAGCGCCACCGCGCTGCTGTTCGTGGCCTACGTCTATCCGGGCGTCGAGGTGCGCGACTTCACCGCGGCGCTGATCGCGGCCTTCGTCATCGGCCTGCTCAACCTGGTGGTGCGACCGATCCTGGTGGTGCTGACCCTGCCGGTGACGCTGGTGACGCTGGGACTGTTCCTGTTCGTCATCAACGCCCTGATGTTCTGGGCCGCCGGCTCGGTGCTGGACGGCTTCCGGGTGCCGGGCTTCGTGGCGGCGCTGGTCGGCTCGCTGATCTACTCGGCGCTCGGCGTGGTGATCGACTCAGCGCTCGAGCGACTGTTCCCGAAACAGTGA
- a CDS encoding DUF3717 domain-containing protein — protein sequence MAAIHITDIEAAINFWRARKPSPDGVTLAPELRALAEVYALMVYYREDEADERGFPARAYAAWSAWYDSTPDTPCIAICSTSQGDEVCKGCGRSFEEVQLWPEMSPAAKRHTWRRITLEGDAWRFNRYAERAAEGPPPSAAPAAS from the coding sequence ATGGCTGCCATCCACATCACCGACATCGAGGCCGCCATCAATTTCTGGCGCGCCCGCAAGCCCTCGCCCGACGGCGTTACGCTGGCGCCCGAGTTGCGCGCGCTGGCCGAGGTGTACGCGCTGATGGTCTATTACCGCGAGGACGAGGCCGACGAGCGCGGCTTTCCGGCCCGCGCCTATGCGGCCTGGAGCGCCTGGTACGACAGCACGCCCGACACGCCCTGCATCGCGATCTGCTCCACCAGCCAGGGCGACGAGGTCTGCAAGGGCTGCGGGCGCAGCTTCGAGGAGGTGCAGCTCTGGCCGGAGATGAGCCCGGCGGCCAAGCGCCACACCTGGCGGCGCATCACGCTGGAGGGCGACGCCTGGCGCTTCAACCGCTACGCCGAGCGCGCGGCCGAAGGGCCGCCGCCGTCCGCGGCGCCGGCGGCCTCCTGA
- a CDS encoding DUF2007 domain-containing protein, with amino-acid sequence MRRLARAPNIAIAALWVDALRHAGFDASMQRYFLGAAAGELPPDQCLPEVWIADDAQETAALELLEALQSTPQRRWFCTCGELVEGGFESCWNCGRAMPQPG; translated from the coding sequence ATGCGACGGCTGGCGCGCGCTCCCAACATCGCCATCGCGGCGCTGTGGGTCGACGCGCTGCGCCATGCCGGCTTCGACGCCTCGATGCAGCGCTACTTTTTGGGTGCCGCGGCCGGCGAGCTGCCGCCCGACCAGTGTCTGCCGGAAGTCTGGATCGCCGACGATGCGCAGGAAACGGCCGCGCTCGAGCTGCTGGAGGCGCTGCAATCGACGCCGCAGCGGCGCTGGTTCTGTACCTGCGGCGAGCTGGTGGAAGGCGGCTTCGAGAGCTGCTGGAACTGCGGGCGGGCGATGCCGCAGCCGGGCTGA
- a CDS encoding YaeQ family protein encodes MALKSTVFRAQLAVADIDHGYYADHALTLARHPSETDERMMVRLVALALNAHALQADCGGDGTLGFGAGLSDPDDPDVLLRDFTGRIRRWIEVGQPEDKPLARASSRADQVQVYAFHHAAEVWWRGIEGKLARLDKVQVWRIPTAASQALAALAERSMQLQATVQEGVLMLSSARGSVDVEPVRWR; translated from the coding sequence ATGGCGCTCAAGTCCACGGTTTTCCGGGCGCAACTGGCGGTCGCCGACATCGACCACGGCTACTACGCCGACCATGCGCTGACGCTGGCGCGCCACCCGAGCGAGACCGACGAACGGATGATGGTGCGGCTGGTGGCGCTGGCGCTGAACGCCCATGCGCTGCAGGCCGATTGCGGCGGTGACGGCACGCTGGGCTTCGGCGCCGGGCTGTCCGACCCGGACGATCCCGACGTGCTGCTGCGCGACTTCACCGGCCGCATCCGCCGCTGGATCGAGGTCGGCCAGCCCGAGGACAAGCCGCTGGCGCGGGCCAGCTCCCGGGCCGACCAGGTGCAGGTGTACGCCTTCCACCACGCCGCCGAGGTCTGGTGGCGCGGGATCGAAGGCAAGCTGGCGCGGCTGGACAAGGTGCAGGTCTGGCGCATCCCCACCGCCGCCTCGCAGGCGCTGGCGGCACTGGCCGAGCGCAGCATGCAACTGCAGGCGACCGTCCAGGAAGGCGTGCTGATGCTGTCGTCGGCGCGCGGCAGCGTGGACGTGGAGCCGGTGCGCTGGCGCTGA
- the purB gene encoding adenylosuccinate lyase, whose amino-acid sequence MTLSTISALSPLDGRYAARLSALRPLMSEQGYMHRRVQVEVCWFIALSDAGFAEFKPLTPGARTYLLGLVKNFSEADALAIKEIEKTTNHDVKAVEYWIKSKFEARPELVAASEFVHFACTSEDINNTSHALQLKGAREQVLLPALDAVIARLRDMAHGYADVPMLSRTHGQTASPTTVGKEIANVVVRLAGARERIASVRLLGKMNGAVGNYNAHLAAWPGFDWEAFARKVVETPEPLGLGLTFQPYSIQIEPHDYMAELFDAVARANTILIDWARDVWGYISLGYFKQKLRAGEIGSSTMPHKVNPIDFENAEGNLGLSNALLRHLSEKLPVSRWQRDLTDSTVLRNMGVALGYAALAYHSLGIGLAKLELNEEALAADLDEAWEVLAEPIQTVMRRYGVHGAYEKLKEATRGKRVHAGDLHALIRSLDIPPAERERLLALTPAAYIGKAAELARRV is encoded by the coding sequence ATGACGCTGTCCACCATCTCCGCGCTGTCGCCGCTCGACGGCCGTTACGCCGCGCGCCTGTCGGCGCTGCGCCCGCTCATGAGCGAGCAGGGCTACATGCACCGCCGCGTGCAGGTCGAGGTGTGCTGGTTCATTGCGCTGTCGGACGCCGGGTTTGCCGAATTCAAGCCGCTGACACCCGGCGCGCGCACCTACCTGCTGGGGCTGGTGAAGAACTTCTCCGAAGCCGATGCACTGGCGATCAAGGAGATCGAGAAGACCACCAACCACGACGTCAAGGCGGTCGAGTACTGGATCAAGTCGAAGTTCGAGGCCCGGCCCGAACTGGTGGCGGCCAGCGAGTTCGTGCACTTCGCCTGCACCAGCGAGGACATCAACAACACCAGCCATGCGCTGCAGCTCAAAGGCGCGCGCGAGCAGGTGCTGCTGCCGGCGCTGGACGCGGTGATCGCGCGGTTGCGCGACATGGCGCACGGCTACGCCGACGTGCCGATGCTCAGCCGCACGCACGGCCAGACCGCCAGCCCCACCACCGTCGGCAAGGAGATCGCCAACGTGGTGGTGCGGCTGGCCGGCGCGCGCGAGCGCATCGCGTCGGTCCGGCTGCTGGGCAAGATGAACGGCGCCGTGGGCAACTACAACGCCCATTTGGCGGCCTGGCCCGGCTTCGACTGGGAAGCGTTCGCCCGCAAGGTGGTCGAGACGCCCGAGCCGCTGGGGCTGGGCCTGACTTTCCAGCCGTACAGCATCCAGATCGAGCCGCACGACTACATGGCCGAGCTGTTCGATGCGGTGGCGCGCGCCAACACCATCCTGATCGACTGGGCGCGCGACGTCTGGGGCTACATCAGCCTGGGCTACTTCAAGCAGAAGCTGCGCGCGGGCGAGATCGGCTCCTCCACCATGCCGCACAAGGTCAACCCGATCGATTTCGAGAACGCCGAAGGCAACCTCGGCCTGTCGAACGCGCTGCTGCGCCACCTGTCGGAGAAGCTGCCGGTCTCGCGCTGGCAGCGCGACCTGACCGATTCCACCGTGCTGCGCAACATGGGCGTGGCGCTGGGCTACGCAGCGCTGGCCTACCACTCGCTGGGCATCGGCCTGGCCAAGCTCGAACTGAACGAGGAAGCACTGGCCGCCGACCTCGACGAGGCCTGGGAAGTGCTGGCCGAGCCGATCCAGACCGTGATGCGCCGCTACGGCGTGCACGGCGCCTACGAGAAGCTCAAGGAAGCCACCCGCGGCAAGCGCGTGCACGCCGGCGACCTGCACGCGCTGATCCGCTCGCTCGACATCCCGCCGGCCGAGCGCGAGCGCCTGCTGGCGCTGACGCCGGCCGCCTACATCGGCAAGGCCGCCGAGCTGGCACGCCGGGTCTGA
- a CDS encoding glutathione S-transferase family protein, with protein MKLIGAVTSPYVRKVRVVMAEKKLDYQFVQEDVWAAETTISESNPLGKVPCLVMEGGEALFDSRVIVEYLDTLSPVGKLIPPVGRERAEVKTWEALADGVLDASILARLEANWPGRGKTQRSQAWIDRQLGKVQASLKAMSQGLADKPFCAGNHFSLADVAVGCTLGYLDFRFPDIDWRTPHANLDKLYAKLMQRASFLDSQPA; from the coding sequence ATGAAACTGATCGGCGCCGTGACCAGCCCCTACGTGCGCAAGGTGCGCGTCGTCATGGCCGAGAAGAAGCTGGACTACCAGTTCGTGCAGGAGGACGTGTGGGCGGCCGAGACCACCATCTCGGAATCCAACCCGCTGGGCAAGGTGCCCTGCCTGGTGATGGAAGGCGGCGAGGCGCTGTTCGACTCGCGCGTGATCGTGGAATACCTGGACACGCTGTCGCCGGTGGGCAAGCTGATCCCGCCGGTCGGGCGCGAGCGCGCCGAGGTCAAGACCTGGGAGGCGCTGGCCGACGGCGTGCTCGATGCGTCCATCCTGGCCCGGCTCGAAGCCAACTGGCCCGGGCGCGGCAAGACCCAGCGCAGCCAGGCCTGGATCGACCGCCAGCTGGGCAAGGTGCAGGCCAGCCTGAAGGCGATGTCCCAGGGATTGGCCGACAAGCCGTTCTGTGCCGGCAACCACTTCAGCCTGGCCGACGTTGCCGTGGGCTGCACGCTGGGCTACCTGGATTTCCGCTTCCCCGACATCGACTGGCGCACGCCGCACGCCAACCTGGACAAGCTGTACGCCAAGCTGATGCAGCGCGCCAGCTTCCTGGATTCCCAGCCCGCCTGA
- a CDS encoding glutathione peroxidase, with amino-acid sequence MLRLLAPLLVAAALLPAPARAQSPATAAAACPALLQQQFPRLQDEKPQSLCQYAGKVLLVVNTASYCGFTPQYQGLEDLYGRYRDQGLVVLGFPSNDFAQERGSNRDIAEFCENTYGVKFPMFAKSSVRGAEANPLFKTLAAKTSQQPTWNFHKYLVGRDGQVVAHYGSRTTPQDKALVAQIERLLAAH; translated from the coding sequence ATGCTTCGACTCCTTGCGCCTCTGCTGGTAGCCGCCGCCCTGCTGCCGGCCCCAGCCCGCGCCCAGTCGCCCGCGACCGCCGCAGCCGCCTGCCCGGCCCTGCTGCAGCAACAGTTTCCGCGCTTGCAGGACGAGAAGCCCCAGTCGTTGTGCCAGTACGCCGGCAAGGTGCTGCTGGTGGTCAATACGGCCAGCTACTGCGGCTTCACGCCGCAGTACCAGGGGCTGGAGGACCTGTACGGGCGCTACCGCGACCAGGGGCTGGTGGTGCTGGGCTTTCCCTCCAACGACTTCGCCCAGGAGCGCGGCAGCAATCGCGACATCGCCGAGTTCTGCGAGAACACCTACGGCGTGAAATTCCCGATGTTCGCCAAGAGCAGCGTGCGCGGCGCCGAAGCCAACCCGCTGTTCAAGACGCTGGCCGCGAAGACCAGCCAGCAACCGACGTGGAACTTCCACAAGTACCTAGTGGGCCGCGACGGCCAGGTGGTGGCGCATTACGGCAGCCGCACGACGCCGCAGGACAAGGCGCTGGTGGCTCAGATCGAACGGCTGCTGGCCGCTCACTGA
- a CDS encoding ferritin-like domain-containing protein codes for MLYPELFKQLESVRWDMDKDIPWDRFDAGQLSDEQAQTIKMNAITEWAALPATEMFLRDNRDDSDFSAFMSIWFFEEQKHSLVLMEYLRRFRPELVPTEQELHEVRFEFEPAPALETLMLHFCGEIRLNHWYRRAAEWHTEPVIKHIYQTLSQDEARHGGAYLRYMKRAINKFGGEARAAFAKIGVLMASARRTAQALHPTNLHVNKALFPRDTVQSRLPNPEWLEHWLDKQIAFDAAWEGKVVERILHNLSLLMDRSFKSVQELNRYRKEMAATLVPATTAPRVA; via the coding sequence ATGCTCTACCCTGAACTGTTCAAGCAACTCGAGTCCGTCCGCTGGGACATGGACAAGGACATCCCCTGGGACCGCTTCGATGCCGGCCAGTTGTCCGACGAGCAGGCGCAGACGATCAAGATGAACGCCATCACCGAGTGGGCGGCGCTGCCGGCCACCGAGATGTTCCTGCGCGACAACCGCGACGACAGCGACTTCTCGGCGTTCATGTCGATCTGGTTCTTCGAGGAGCAGAAGCACTCGCTGGTGCTGATGGAATACCTGCGCCGCTTCCGCCCCGAGCTGGTGCCCACCGAGCAGGAGCTGCACGAGGTGCGCTTCGAGTTCGAGCCGGCGCCGGCCCTGGAGACGCTGATGCTGCACTTCTGCGGCGAGATCCGCCTGAACCACTGGTACCGGCGGGCCGCCGAGTGGCACACCGAGCCGGTCATCAAGCACATCTACCAGACCCTCAGCCAGGACGAGGCCCGCCATGGCGGCGCCTACCTGCGCTACATGAAGCGCGCCATCAACAAGTTCGGCGGCGAGGCCAGGGCCGCGTTCGCCAAGATCGGCGTGCTGATGGCCAGCGCGCGCCGCACCGCGCAGGCGCTGCACCCGACCAACCTGCACGTCAACAAGGCCCTGTTCCCGCGCGACACGGTGCAAAGCCGGCTGCCCAACCCGGAGTGGCTGGAGCACTGGCTGGACAAGCAGATCGCCTTCGATGCCGCCTGGGAAGGCAAGGTGGTCGAGCGCATCCTCCACAACCTGAGCCTGCTGATGGACCGCAGTTTCAAGAGCGTGCAGGAACTCAATCGCTATCGCAAGGAGATGGCGGCCACGCTGGTGCCCGCCACGACGGCGCCGCGCGTCGCCTGA
- the rfaE2 gene encoding D-glycero-beta-D-manno-heptose 1-phosphate adenylyltransferase has translation MAAPAPPDFLRKLVPRARAAAAVAALPQPVVFTNGVFDVLHRGHASYLAQARALGASLVVAVNTDASARRLDKGPERPLNNEQDRAALLAALASVDLVTWFDEDTPVQLLGELRPAVYAKGGDYDMASLAETALVQGWGGRAVAIPFVEGYSTTTLVRKIRAGR, from the coding sequence ATGGCCGCGCCCGCGCCGCCGGACTTCCTGCGCAAGCTCGTCCCGCGTGCCCGGGCCGCCGCCGCCGTGGCGGCGCTGCCGCAGCCGGTGGTGTTCACCAACGGCGTGTTCGACGTGCTGCACCGCGGCCATGCCAGCTACCTGGCGCAGGCGCGCGCGCTCGGCGCCAGCCTGGTGGTGGCGGTCAACACCGATGCTTCCGCGCGCCGCCTGGACAAGGGGCCGGAACGCCCGTTGAACAACGAACAGGACCGGGCCGCCCTGCTGGCCGCGCTCGCATCTGTGGACCTGGTCACCTGGTTCGACGAGGACACCCCGGTGCAACTGCTCGGCGAGCTGCGCCCGGCCGTCTACGCCAAGGGCGGCGACTACGACATGGCCAGCCTGGCCGAGACCGCGCTGGTGCAAGGCTGGGGCGGCCGGGCGGTGGCCATCCCCTTCGTCGAGGGCTACTCGACCACCACCCTGGTGCGCAAGATCCGCGCCGGCCGCTGA
- the sigJ gene encoding RNA polymerase sigma factor SigJ → MDHRTELFQRHRRRLLGVAYRMLGSTSDAEDVLQDAWLRWNESDTDGLRSPEAWLVTVVSRLAIDRLRALRAERERYPGLWLPEPLVEPIEDDTPQSLLERADDVSVALLKVLEQLGPEERAAFVLRQVFDMDYGELAQALGKSEAAARQLVHRASERVRAGRPRFAADPENHRRLVAAFAEAAGCGDLAGMRALLTEQAELVGDGGGKVPSFDFVLQGARRLAMVYFAVRRRFDGQVAYRLVRVNGEPGLARLIAGTLESVHAFEFAGERIAAIHVQRNPDKLARAAAVTSR, encoded by the coding sequence ATGGACCACCGCACCGAACTCTTCCAGCGCCACCGCCGCCGGCTGCTGGGCGTCGCCTACCGCATGCTGGGCTCGACGTCCGATGCCGAAGACGTGCTGCAGGATGCCTGGCTGCGCTGGAACGAATCCGACACCGACGGCCTGCGCAGCCCCGAGGCCTGGCTGGTGACCGTCGTCAGCCGGCTGGCGATCGACCGCCTGCGCGCGCTGCGCGCGGAGCGCGAGCGCTATCCCGGACTCTGGCTGCCCGAGCCGCTGGTGGAGCCGATCGAGGACGACACCCCCCAGTCCCTGCTGGAGCGCGCCGACGACGTGTCGGTGGCGCTGCTGAAGGTGCTGGAGCAGCTCGGGCCCGAGGAGCGCGCGGCCTTCGTGCTGCGCCAGGTCTTCGACATGGATTACGGCGAGCTGGCGCAGGCCCTGGGCAAGAGCGAGGCGGCTGCGCGGCAGCTCGTGCACCGCGCGTCCGAGCGCGTGCGGGCGGGCCGGCCCCGCTTCGCTGCGGACCCGGAGAACCACCGCCGGCTGGTGGCAGCCTTCGCCGAAGCCGCGGGCTGCGGCGACCTCGCCGGCATGCGCGCGCTGCTCACCGAGCAGGCCGAGCTGGTCGGCGACGGCGGCGGCAAGGTGCCTTCCTTCGATTTCGTGCTGCAGGGCGCGCGCCGCCTCGCGATGGTGTATTTCGCGGTGCGCCGCCGCTTCGACGGCCAGGTGGCCTACCGGCTGGTGCGGGTGAACGGCGAGCCCGGGCTCGCGCGCTTAATCGCCGGGACGCTGGAGTCGGTGCACGCGTTCGAGTTCGCCGGCGAGCGCATCGCGGCGATCCACGTGCAGCGCAACCCCGACAAGCTCGCGCGCGCCGCCGCTGTCACAAGCCGGTGA
- a CDS encoding carboxymuconolactone decarboxylase family protein, whose translation MDTDRIANYPRLIPELFQGLQAQSQRLKETTLGKALIALVDLRVSQINGCAYCVDMHGREFLAADGDLQRLNSVATWREVAFYSARERAALQWAESLTRMGETHAPREDFDALQPHFSEREIAELTMAVAVINAWNRVAGGLRTAVARKPLA comes from the coding sequence ATGGACACCGATCGCATCGCCAACTACCCTCGCCTCATCCCCGAACTGTTCCAGGGCCTGCAGGCGCAGAGCCAGCGCCTGAAGGAGACGACGCTGGGCAAGGCGCTGATCGCGCTGGTGGACCTGCGCGTGTCGCAGATCAACGGCTGCGCCTACTGCGTCGACATGCATGGGCGCGAATTCCTGGCGGCCGACGGCGACCTGCAGCGCCTCAACAGCGTCGCCACCTGGCGCGAGGTGGCGTTCTACAGCGCGCGCGAACGCGCCGCGCTGCAGTGGGCCGAGAGCCTCACCCGCATGGGCGAGACGCACGCGCCGCGCGAGGACTTCGACGCCCTGCAGCCGCACTTCAGCGAGCGCGAGATCGCGGAACTGACGATGGCGGTCGCCGTGATCAACGCCTGGAACCGGGTCGCGGGCGGCCTGCGCACGGCGGTGGCGCGCAAGCCGCTCGCCTGA